The following proteins come from a genomic window of Pyxidicoccus sp. MSG2:
- a CDS encoding Kelch repeat-containing protein, with translation MHKRSKAQWSLLCLMALVVSSTLGCGAPAPTEETPTSGSVQFAGSIPQALAGDDVTRVTVTLTASGVPTTTTTLTLANGSWGGTLYQVPTGTNRTFTAEAFNAAGVLRYRGQATGVTITAGETAVVAITLQSIDTTPAFDNTVPCIDSLVASSSTVLPGGSITLKATAHDPDVNDTLTYAWTATGGGFGSTGTTTTTWTAPQTSGAFILTLTVTDSRGASASINVSVNVISTDGGTAGNASVGVSFNTSPTVRGITVSRSPVPVGQSTTVTVDAVDGDGDTLSYQWTAACTGTFTGANTSSASFTPTALPTGDPCGNCPLTVAVTDPKGGRSQGTLRICVGPGTGASIPPRIILTNQSATSVAGGGNATLRIIAEDGDGSALTFGWTASTGTVGTPTNSFTSSEVRWTAPVCVSSGASPTITATVTNARGFSASHTFSVGVLNGPDCGSGGAAKWENTGSMLTLRLAGTPVLLSSGKVLVSGGYNPTILASAELYDPATGSWSAAGSMARARWGHTLTLLPSGKVLAVGGVSNTQGTGETKNVDIYDPTTNTWTEAAPLTFSRGNHTATLMPSGKVLVIGGTSAETGGSRIPELYDPATNAWVPVTSPTATSRSGHVTVPLPSGKLLVAGGGAAAELYDPATDTWAPATGLTGTGWNRAYLQPSGKVLLNLGVNFALYDPLLNTQTNVGALVHSRTAPSQMMLPSGKVFVTGGSQDIGSITELFDPATGTTSFSVSMPAPRYGFAFILLPSGKVLVAGGYFTGTYFNTALLYTP, from the coding sequence TTCCACGCTGGGCTGTGGCGCGCCCGCCCCCACCGAGGAAACTCCCACCTCGGGCTCCGTCCAGTTCGCGGGCTCCATTCCCCAGGCGCTCGCGGGGGATGACGTCACCCGGGTCACCGTCACCCTCACGGCCTCGGGCGTCCCCACCACCACGACCACGCTGACCCTGGCGAACGGCTCCTGGGGCGGAACGCTCTACCAGGTGCCCACGGGCACCAACCGCACCTTCACCGCGGAGGCCTTCAACGCCGCGGGCGTCCTGCGCTACCGGGGGCAGGCCACGGGCGTCACCATCACCGCGGGCGAGACGGCGGTGGTCGCCATCACCCTCCAGTCCATCGACACGACGCCCGCCTTCGACAACACCGTCCCCTGCATCGACTCGCTCGTGGCGTCGTCCAGCACGGTGCTCCCGGGCGGGAGCATCACCCTGAAGGCCACGGCGCATGACCCGGACGTGAATGACACGCTCACCTACGCCTGGACGGCCACGGGCGGCGGCTTTGGCTCCACCGGCACGACGACGACGACGTGGACGGCGCCGCAGACCTCCGGGGCCTTCATCCTCACGCTGACCGTGACGGACTCGCGCGGCGCGTCGGCCAGCATCAACGTCTCCGTCAACGTCATCTCCACCGACGGCGGGACGGCGGGCAACGCCAGCGTCGGCGTGTCCTTCAACACGTCGCCCACCGTGCGCGGCATCACCGTCTCCCGCTCGCCGGTACCGGTGGGTCAGAGCACCACCGTCACGGTGGACGCCGTCGACGGTGACGGCGACACGCTGTCCTACCAGTGGACCGCGGCCTGCACGGGAACCTTCACCGGGGCGAACACGTCCAGCGCGTCCTTCACCCCCACCGCGCTGCCCACCGGGGACCCGTGTGGCAACTGCCCGCTCACCGTCGCCGTGACGGACCCGAAGGGCGGCCGAAGCCAGGGCACGCTGCGCATCTGCGTGGGCCCGGGCACGGGCGCGAGCATCCCGCCCCGCATCATCCTGACGAACCAGTCCGCGACGTCGGTGGCCGGCGGCGGCAACGCCACCCTGCGAATCATCGCCGAGGACGGCGACGGCAGCGCGCTCACCTTCGGCTGGACGGCGAGCACGGGCACCGTGGGGACCCCCACCAACAGCTTCACCTCCAGCGAGGTCCGCTGGACGGCCCCGGTCTGCGTGTCCTCGGGTGCCTCGCCGACCATCACCGCCACCGTCACCAACGCTCGGGGCTTCTCCGCCTCGCACACCTTCAGCGTCGGAGTCCTCAATGGCCCGGACTGCGGCAGCGGCGGCGCGGCGAAGTGGGAGAACACCGGCAGCATGCTCACGCTCCGCTTGGCGGGCACCCCGGTCCTGCTCTCCTCGGGCAAGGTGCTGGTATCGGGAGGCTACAACCCGACCATCCTGGCCTCGGCCGAGCTCTATGACCCGGCCACGGGCAGTTGGAGTGCCGCGGGCAGCATGGCCCGCGCGCGCTGGGGCCATACGCTGACGCTCCTGCCGTCCGGCAAGGTCCTGGCCGTGGGAGGTGTCTCCAACACGCAGGGCACCGGCGAGACCAAGAACGTCGACATCTACGACCCCACGACCAACACCTGGACGGAGGCCGCGCCCCTGACCTTCTCGCGCGGGAACCACACGGCCACCCTGATGCCCTCGGGAAAGGTGCTGGTCATCGGAGGGACCTCCGCCGAGACAGGCGGCAGCCGCATCCCCGAGCTGTATGACCCCGCGACCAATGCCTGGGTCCCCGTGACGAGTCCTACGGCCACGTCGCGCTCCGGCCACGTGACGGTGCCCCTGCCCTCCGGGAAGCTCCTGGTCGCCGGCGGTGGCGCCGCCGCCGAGCTCTATGACCCGGCCACGGACACCTGGGCACCCGCCACCGGCCTGACCGGCACGGGCTGGAACCGGGCCTACCTGCAGCCCTCCGGCAAGGTCCTGCTGAACCTCGGGGTCAACTTCGCGCTGTATGACCCGCTGCTCAACACCCAGACGAACGTGGGCGCGCTGGTCCACAGCCGCACGGCCCCCTCCCAGATGATGTTGCCGTCGGGCAAGGTGTTCGTCACCGGTGGCAGCCAGGACATCGGCTCCATCACGGAGCTCTTCGACCCGGCCACGGGAACCACGTCCTTCTCCGTGAGCATGCCGGCGCCCCGCTACGGCTTCGCCTTCATCCTGCTGCCGTCGGGCAAGGTGCTCGTCGCCGGAGGTTACTTCACGGGCACCTACTTCAACACGGCCCTGCTCTACACGCCCTGA